In the Molothrus ater isolate BHLD 08-10-18 breed brown headed cowbird chromosome 26, BPBGC_Mater_1.1, whole genome shotgun sequence genome, one interval contains:
- the COPE gene encoding coatomer subunit epsilon: MAAGAGAAPAGEADELFDLRNNFYIGAFQAAINEAQRAKPSSPQQETERDVFLFRSYIAQRKFGVVLDELQGSSSPELQSVRMFAQFLASDSQSQRDSIVAELDKKMAKSVDVANSTFLLMAASIYCHQQDPDAALRALHQGDSLECLAMMIQILLKLDRLDLARKELKKMQEQDEDATLTQLATAWVNLALGGEKLQDAFYTFQELADRASPSLLLLNGQAAAAMAQGRWDEAEGLLQEALDKDSGHPETLLNLVVLSQHLGKAPEVTNRYLSQLKDAHKNHPFIQEYQAKENDFDRLALQYAPSA; encoded by the exons ATGGCGGCAggggcgggcgcggccccgGCCGGGGAGGCGGACGAGCTCTTCGACCTCCGCAACAACTTCTACATCGGAGCCTTCCAGGCCGCCATCAACGAGGCCCAGCGCGCCAAG cccagcagcccccagcaggagACCGAGCGGGACGTGTTCCTGTTCCGATCCTACATCGCCCAG AGGAAGTTTGGGGTGGTTCTGGAcgagctgcagggcagctccagccccgaGCTGCAGTCTGTCAGGATGTTCGCTCAGTTCCTGGCCAGCGACAGCCAGAGCCAGAG GGACTCCATCGTGGCAGAGCTGGACAAGAAGATGGCCAAGAGCGTGGATGTGGCCAACAGCACCTTCCTGCTGATGGCAGCGTCCATCTACTGCCACCAGCAGGACCCCGACGCTGCCCTGAGGGCCCTGCACCAGGGGGACAGCCTGGAATG cttgGCCATGATGATCCAGATCCTGCTGAAGCTCGACAGGCTCGACCTGGCCAG gaaggagctgaagaagatgcaggagcaggatgaggaTGCCACCCTGACCCAGCTGGCCACAGCCTGGGTCAACCTGGCCCTG ggcggggagaagctgcaggacGCCTTCTACACcttccaggagctggcagaCAGGGCCAGCccctcgctgctgctgctcaacGGGCAGGCGGCCGCCGCCATGGCCCAGGGCCGCTGGGACGAGGCcgaggggctgctccaggaggctCTGGACAAG GACAGTGGGCACCCTGAGACCCTGCTGAACCTGGtggtgctgtcccagcacctggGCAAGGCCCCCGAG GTCACCAATCGTTACCTGTCCCAGCTGAAGGATGCTCACAAGAACCATCCCTTCATCCAGGAGTACCAGGCCAAG GAGAACGACTTTGACCGCCTGGCCCTGC
- the DDX49 gene encoding probable ATP-dependent RNA helicase DDX49 — translation MAEFRALGLAPWLVEQARQVGLLRPTPVQAACIPPVLQGRDCLGCAQTGSGKTAAFVLPVLHVLAQDPYGIFCLVLTPTRELAYQIAEQFRVLGKPLGLKDCVVVGGLDMVSQALALARRPHVVVATPGRLADHLRSSSTFSLSKVQFLVLDEADRLLEQGSADFSADLELILGAVPARRQTLLFSATLTSTLCQLRALAANSPFCWEATAPVRTVEGLEQRYLLVPEALKDAYLVHLVQSFQDQHEDWAIIIFTKTCKDCQVLNMMLRKFSFPSVALHSMMKQKQRFAALAKFKSSIFKILIATDVAARGLDIPAVQVVINHNTPGLPKIYIHRVGRTARAGRKGMAITLVTQYDIHLVHAIEEEIKLQLPEFSVQEQLVLDILTQVNVTRRECEIELEGMDFDEKKEINKRKQMILEGKDPEQEARRRAELSRIRSRNRECREQLQQRLHRRRQLQLRRKLHRRMERRRRKMDKDKDEDEEKEKEEQ, via the exons ATGGCGGAGTTCCGTGCGCTCGGGCTGGCGCCGTGGCTGGTGGAGCAGGCCCGGCAGGTGGGGCTGCTCCGGCCCACGCCCGTGCAGGCCGCCTGCATCCCGCCCGTGCTGCAGG GCCGGgactgcctgggctgtgcccagacGGGCAGCGGGAAGACGGCGGCGTTCGTGCTGCCGGTGCTGCACGTGCTGGCCCAGGACCCCTACGGCATCTTCTGCCTCGTGCTCACCCCCACCCG GGAGCTGGCGTACCAGATCGCAGAGCAGTTCCGGGTGCTGGGCAAACCCCTGGGCCTCAAGGACTGCGTGGTGGTGGGGGGGCTCG aCATGGTGTCgcaggccctggccctggcccgCAGGCCCCACGTGGTGGTGGCCACCCCCGGCCGTCTCGCTGATCACCTGCGCAGCTCCAGCACCTTCAGCCTCAGCAAGGTCCAGTTCCTG GTTCTGGACGAGGCTGACcgcctgctggagcagggcagcgcCGATTTCAGCGCGGACCTGGAGCTGATCCTGGGGGCTGTGCCCGCCCGCCGCCAGACGCTGCTGTTCAGTGCCACCCTGaccagcaccctgtgccagctgcGGGCCCTGGCTGCCAACAGCCCCTTCTGCTGGGAGGCCACGGCCCC ggtgaggacggtggaggggctggagcagaggtaCCTGCTGGTGCCTGAGGCGCTCAAGGACGCCTACCTGGTGCACCTGGTGCAGAGCTTCCAGGACCAGCACGAGGACTGGGCCATCATCATCTTCACCAAGACCTGCAA ggACTGCCAGGTGCTGAACATGATGCTGAGGAAGTTCAGCTTCCCCTCTGTGGCTCTGCACTCCATGATGAAGCAG AAACAGAGATTTGCAGCTCTGGCCAAGTTCAAGTCCAGCATCTTCAAGATCCTCATTGCCACAGATGTGGCTGCCAG GGGTTTGGacatcccagcagtgcaggtggtGATCAACCACaacaccccagggctgcccaagATCTACATCCACCGCGTGGGACGGACGGCGCGGGCAG GGAGGAAGGGCATGGCCATCACCCTGGTGACACAGTATGACATCCACCTGGTGCACGCCATCGAGGAGGAGATCA agctgcagctgccggaGTTctcagtgcaggagcagctggtgctggacATCCTGACCCAAGTGAACGTCACCAGGAGGGAGTGTGAGATC gagctggaggggatGGACTTTGATGAGAAGAAGGAAATCAATAAGAGGAAACAGATGATCCTGGAGGGGAag GACCCGGAGCAGGAGGCGCGCAGGAGGGCGGAGCTGTCGCGGatcaggagcaggaacagggagtgccgggagcagctgcagcagaggctgcacaggaggcggcagctgcagctccgcAGGAAACTGcacaggaggatggagaggaggaggaggaagatggaCAAGGACAAGGACGAGGAcgaggagaaggagaaggaggagcagtGA